CCTGACCTGGATCTTCCAGTCGATCGTCCTGGTCGGCAACGCGCTCATCCTGCACAGCCAGCTCACCGCCGTGAAGGCCGTGCAGGCCGCCTTCGCCCGCAACGGCGACCCGATGCTCGACCGCATCGACGTACCGGCCCTGCTCAAGGCGGCCGAGAGCGGCTTCCCCGCCTGGGTGCCCATCCTGCAGAACGCCCGCCACACCGTCGTCTTCGCCGCCTCGGCCCTCGCCCTGGTCGCGACCGTCATCGCCTGACCAACCCCGACACCTCGGCGCGAACCGGCCGGCCAGGAAACCATCCTGGTCGGCCGGAATCCGTATTTCAGGCCCGGGCCGCTCGGCCGCTCAGGCCCGGACGCTCGGCCGGGTGGTCAACGGCGGGAGACCGTACCCGGCCGTCGAACCAGGTAGACGTCGATCGGGTCCTGAGCCTCCATGGTGAACCCATGGCGCTCGTACAGCCGCCGGGCGGCGCTGCCCTGTAGGACGTTCAGCCGGACGGGCACGCCGGCGGCATCGGCCCGGTCCAGCAGTGTTCGGAGTACGGCCGAACCGAGCCCCCGGCCCTGAAGACCCGGTACGAGGTAGAAATGCTCCAGCCGTCGCCCGTCCTCGGTCGGTCGCAGGGTGACGCAGCCCGCGAAGGCGCCATCGGCCACGATGACCGAGGTGTACTGCGGGGAGAAGGAGTCCCGCAGCCGCTGCCGGACCCGGTGCTCGTCGAACCGGCCCAACCGCTCCAGATCGGCGCGCAGCACCGTCGCCCGCAGCTCCGCGATCATCTCGACGTCGCCCGGTGTGGCAGGATGCAGCACCCACTCCACGGGACGGTCCGATCCACTGCCGGACGGCACCTGGCCTGGCCGTATTCCGCCCGTTCTCGTACTGGTATCCACGGCCGAAGTATCTCAGCGGCCCGGGGAGGGCGGGCGCTGAGGAAGGTCATGCACCGAGGTCGCGCAATGCCCGTTCCGGCGCAACGACCTGCGCCCTCGTCCACCGCGTCGGGGCGGTGGACGAGGGCGGGGTAGCTCGGCCGGAGTCGGCAGCCCGGACGTGATGCCTGCGGTCCGGAGTCGAGCACGACCGGGTACGGCTTACCCGGCGGCTGCCTTAACCCGGTTGAACAACCGGCCGGCGAGGTCGGCTCCCACCACCGCGCCGTGCTCGTCGCGCGTGAAGTAGCCGCGCTGTCCCTTCAGCCCGCCCCCGGTGATGATGTACTCGTCCCCGTCGCCGGGCAGCAGGCCGAAGTCGGCCGGCGGATAGTCCGCCGGCAGTTCGGTCTCCGACGCCGTACGGATCTCCGGTTTGATCCTGACCTCCAGTGTCAGCCCCGCGCCGTCCGTGGCGATGGCGAGCGTCATGGAGTCGATGTCGTAGCGCCCGACGAGTTCCTGAGCCCGCCCCCGGTCGTATGGGACAGGTGTGGGATCGCCGTCGACCAGGCCCAGGTAGTGGTCGAGCGCCCAGCGGACGACGGCCTGGTTGAAGGGGATGCCGTTCGGGCCGGCGTTGGAGACCGCGACGATCGCGAAGTCGCGTTCGGGCACGGTGAGGAACTCGGCGAACTGGCCGTTCGCCGACCCGCCGTGGCCGACGGTGCGTACGCCGTCCACGTCGCGCAGGAACCAGCCGAGGCCGATGGCGTCGCCGAGCGTGCTGGCCCGCAACGCGACCGTCGGCTCCTTCATCCGGTGCAGCACCTCGGCGGGCAGGACCGGCGCGCCGCTCTCCGCGCGCCCGTCGCCGAGCTGGAACCGGGCCCACCGAAGCTGGTCCGACACCGAGGCGACGATGCCCCCGCCGGGGTTGCCGCTGCGCGAATGCCGCCACGGCCGCGCGACGGAGAGCGTTCCGTCCTCGTCGAGGTTGTGCCCCACGGCGAACCGCCGGGTCATGACGTCGTCACGCGCGAAGAAACTCCGCGACAGGCCCAGCGGCTCGAAGACGAGCGAGGAGATCGCCTTCTCGTACGGCATCCCGACGACCTTCTCGATCACCCGTCCGAGCAGGTTGTACCCCGCTTGGCTGTAGGAGGCCCGCACACCCGGCGCCGCGATCAGCGTCAACTCGGCCATCTTCGCCACGTAACCGGCCAGGGCGTCGTCGCCCTCACCGGTGTCGACGATGAGTCCCCAGTCCAGTCCGGCGGTGTGGTTGAGCAGCTGCGACACGGTGATCTCCGCTGCGGTCCGCTCGTCCGCGAGCCGGAGTTCGGGGACGTACCGACGTACCGGCGCGTCCAGTTCGACCCGGCCGCTGGCGACGAGGTGCAGCACCGCGGTCGCCGTGTAGGTCTTCGTGACCGAGCCCAGTTGGAAGAGCGTGTCCTGGTCAACGGGGAGCGGGTTGTCGACGCTGGTCACCCCGTGGCAGGCGTAGATCTCCTGGCCGCCCGCCCAGACTCCGACGGCGACGCCGGGAATGCCGAGCTCCGTGGCCGTCGCCCGGACGAAATCCGGCAACGTGTCGTACGACATGTCAGTCCCCCTGCTGTTGGTCGCGGCGAGCTCCGCAGCGACTTGCACACTGTTCAAGTAAGACCCTAGGCCACGACTTGAACAATGTGCAAGTGCTCCTCTCCCGGCCCGCTCCGACCGGCGGCAATAGCATGGGGCGATGGAGACGGTGACGGTGCGCTTCGTCGGCGGGCCCGCCGACGGCAGCGCGCGGGAGTTGCCGGCCGATCCCGGAGGCCGACCGCCGCAGCGGTGGATTCTGAGCACCCGGGACGACGCACCCGACCTGCCCGGCGTGGACCACCTGTACGAGCTGAAGCCCGAGCGGACCCCGGACGGCACCTGGACGCTGGCCTTCGTACGCTCCGACCCGGTCGGCATGACCGAATAGCCCTCGCCCCAACCACTCAGTGAAAACGGAGAGTTCGGCCCGCCATACGCGACGGGCCGAACTCTCCGTGATCGTGAAGAGGTGGGGACGGATCAGCGGCGACGCCCGAGGGTGGAGAGGGCCAGGTTGCCCTTGACCTTCAGCCGCGGGTCGAGGAGGAGTTGCCGGAACGCGTCGAGGTCGGCTTCCGCCATTCCGGCGGCGACGAGTTTCTCCCGGATGGCACCGGCGGTGGCCCGGGGAAGGAGACATCCGTGGGTGC
The nucleotide sequence above comes from Plantactinospora soyae. Encoded proteins:
- a CDS encoding GNAT family N-acetyltransferase; the encoded protein is MLHPATPGDVEMIAELRATVLRADLERLGRFDEHRVRQRLRDSFSPQYTSVIVADGAFAGCVTLRPTEDGRRLEHFYLVPGLQGRGLGSAVLRTLLDRADAAGVPVRLNVLQGSAARRLYERHGFTMEAQDPIDVYLVRRPGTVSRR
- a CDS encoding serine hydrolase domain-containing protein; protein product: MSYDTLPDFVRATATELGIPGVAVGVWAGGQEIYACHGVTSVDNPLPVDQDTLFQLGSVTKTYTATAVLHLVASGRVELDAPVRRYVPELRLADERTAAEITVSQLLNHTAGLDWGLIVDTGEGDDALAGYVAKMAELTLIAAPGVRASYSQAGYNLLGRVIEKVVGMPYEKAISSLVFEPLGLSRSFFARDDVMTRRFAVGHNLDEDGTLSVARPWRHSRSGNPGGGIVASVSDQLRWARFQLGDGRAESGAPVLPAEVLHRMKEPTVALRASTLGDAIGLGWFLRDVDGVRTVGHGGSANGQFAEFLTVPERDFAIVAVSNAGPNGIPFNQAVVRWALDHYLGLVDGDPTPVPYDRGRAQELVGRYDIDSMTLAIATDGAGLTLEVRIKPEIRTASETELPADYPPADFGLLPGDGDEYIITGGGLKGQRGYFTRDEHGAVVGADLAGRLFNRVKAAAG